aggcttgctggacggtgatgggttggatgggatctatcatgtaatcgagttagttttgttagggtttgatccctagtgcccactatgttctgagattgatgttgctatgactttgctatgcttaatgcttgtcagtagggcccgagtgccatgattttagatctggtcCTATTatgtttcatcaatatatgagtgttcttgatcctatcttgcaagtctatagtcacctattatgtgttatgatccgttaaccctgaagtgacaataatcgggatacttaccggtgatgaccgtagtttgaggagttcatgtattcactatgtgttaatgctttgttccgatactctattaaaaggatgccttaatatcccttagtttccgtaaggaccccgctgccacgggagggtaggacaaaagatgtcatgcaagttcttttccataagcacgtacgactatgttcggaatacatgcctacattatatcaatgaactggagctagttctgtgtcaccctaggttatgactgttacatgatgaaccacatccggcataattctctatcaccgatccattacctacgagctttccatatattgttcttcgcttatttactttcccgttgctattgctatcatcactacaaaataccaaaaacattacttttactattgttaccttttactactgttactactactatcatattactttgctactaaatactttactgcagatattaagtttccaggtgtggttgaattgacaactcaactgctaatacttgagagtattctttggctccccttgtgtcgaatcaataaatttgggttgaatactttaccctcgaaaactgttgtgatcccctatacttgtgggttatcagccacctatgtgcgaagcacgtcggtagaaccagtctcgcgtaagagtacgcgtaatgtcggtctgagccgcttcatccaacaataccgctgaatcaagaatcaactagtgatggcaagcaatatgtatatactcacgcccacaactcctttgtgttctactcgtgcatataacatctacgcgtagacctagctaggatgccactattgggaaacgcagtaatttcaaaaaaattcatacgcacacgcaagatccatctaggtgatgcatagcaatgagaggggagagttttgtcagcacgacgacgtgatgatggtgatgatgaatttatcgacgcagggcttcgcctaagctctacaacaatatgaccgaggtggaaatctatggagggggcaccgcacacggctaaacaatcaacttgtgtctatggggtgccccctcccccgtatataaaggagtggaggaggggagggccggccctctcatggtgcgcccaaggggggagtcctactcccggtgggagtaggattcccccttccatagttggagtaggagaagaaggaaggaggagatagggagaaggaaaggggggccggcccccaccccaattcggattgggcttggggggatggggcgcccccaccttggccgcctcctcctctctcccactaaggccaatTAAGGCCCAATgactccccgggggttccgataactccccggtactctggtaaatgcccgaactcacccggaaccattcagatgatcaaacatagccttccaatatatcgatctttatgtctcgaccatttcgagactcctcgtcatgtccatgatcatattcgggactccgaactaccttcggtacatcaaaaaacataaactcataataccgattgtcaccgaacgctaagcgtgcggaccctacgggttcgagaactatgtagacatgaccgagactcacttccgatcaataaccaatagcagaacctggatgctcatattgtttcttacatattctacgaagatctttatcggtcaaaccgcataacaacatacattgttccctttgtcatcggtatgttacttgcccgagattcgatcgtcggtatctcaatacctagttcaatctcgttaccggcaagtctctttactcgttccgtaatgtaacatcccgtaactaactcattagtcacattgcttgcaaggcttatagtgatgtgcattaccgagagggcctagatatacctctccgatacacggagtgacaaatcctaatctcgatatatgccaactcaacaaacaccattggagacacctgtagagcatctttatagtcacccagttacgttgtgacatttgatagcacactaagtgttcctctggtattcgggagttgcataatcccatagtcataggaacatgtataagttatgaagaaagcaatagcaacaaacaaaacgatcatcgtgctaagctaacggacgggtcaagtcaatcacatcattctctaatgatgtgatcccgttcatcaaatgacaactcttgtccatggctaggaaacttaaccatctttgattaacgagctagtaaagaagaggcatactagtgacactcagtttgtctatgtattcacacatgtactaagtttccggttaatacaattctagcatgaataataaacatttatcatgatataaggaaatatagataacaactttattattgcctctagggcatatttccttcaattttttaTGGGTCAACCTTACAATGAACCAGGGCGCCAATGGGTAGTAGGTTTGAGGCGGAGAAGTTCACAGAACTGAAAATCTTGGGTTATGGTAGACATGGATGAAAAATTTGTTGGCACAACAGGGATGCTTGAAGGCATTGCGGGAAGTCATGAAAGTTGAGATGGAAGTATCATGTGATGGATGGGAATTCGTGAAAGATGATATGGAAGCCTTGAGCGTGTCATACAGTCGAACGAGATCGGTTGGGTCGGAATAGACAGTCTGACGGATTGACGTGAGTCAGTtgatacagaagacggtggtgagaTTGGTGATGACAACATAGGAGTGTGGTGTTGATAGTGACCGACTTTTCGGCGTGGAAACACATGGCGTAGGCCGAGGGCTTGTGCGGCtttgacaagactatggcgcggggttgattcaagacggtgcgcacatgagagcttgaagtcgacggggcgcgtgggtggactgatcatctaccatggagtcatgttgaaggtggagctagaGTCTGGAAGACTTCACTCGGTGCTGATTGAGGGGCTACAATGTAAATGCatagagagtcgaagcctattcagcggggaaaagcgagtgacatgcagttcagactggagcccagtggtctgatggaagcgtgaaaatcgtcatcggtcggtgatgatcgatggtactctgtagtgggggttgagtggtgtgggttcgcgacccttgagactcggccGAGACAGCagtggctcgacgcggtaatagcggcgaggcgtgcggttagcacgggacatggagacaagccagggctctggtggtcatacatgtggtgagacaactgcgaatttgactcgggatgactacaagcaatgatGAAATTCTTCAAGTTTGAGACAGACGGTCAAGGAAGAGCGGTGATgtcgagttcaggtaactcttatgtttgacacccaatatgtgagttgttcactttcacgcaggtttgCGATCAATGTGTGATGGTGTTGGActaatactctggaagttgggagcacaaactataGTAACAAGGAACTTAACTTTGCTcaagtgttgactgtggtcaagaaaaaaaGGGACTACAACTtgtaggtggagtcacatggattcTTTGGAGTATCagcgtgttggagatatgccctagaggcaatcatgtatgatgatatttcctatgtgtttatgaataaagatagtccttggacattatgaatgatgtgtatcagcaagtacgtgacttttttgcgggactatgcattgtatgatgactgtcctaaaaggtccctagtcgaaagggctgtgtggacgcgcagccaactagactagcatatgacacggtcgatggcttggtctcactagccatgtggCATTGGATGCTAAGcgaataatatggacttggaaggatctggtcggattcgacatagtcggatccgagttgagataaggtctgaatcagacagacccaactatgggACGCATcgatatgtcatatgtgagtctctagtacaacatacgttctatgtcctaagacctgagctggcgcatgtactcaggatggtaacagacttgctttgggccaaccagaCGCTACTCCGTATCTAGGTAGTTACAAAGATAGGTTTCggccttgtccagacccatgctgcgagacatagtcgagcaagatgggatttgcccctccgatcaggagagatatactctgggcccttcGTGTGATCCGATCAGGATAAGCATGGCCGtgcaacaaggattatgagataatctgattgtggtcggcatcactggaacgagaaagaggtcgggctagcacaaggatgacagactcgccttgagcccgacaacatatatcgtgtggcaaaaggaatggaagtatgatgtacaggttcgcctaaccagcttcatagtctgtttggtgttccgcatgccttgctagaggccgctaccaactatgcagttcggaggtgatctgaactgcgaccaagccggcttgaatctaaagggtcgcgcgcttaagggaaggaacctacgaggtcgaatccgaggacactggtcggatgtgatccgagctgtattcgaatTGTGGccaagtagacttgtgggctttagggtccgtgcaaggcccaagtgttgagcctgcgacagGCGCCTATATAAAGTGtaggtgccgcacactcacgcgatttgatcgcttcggcactgtcactagggtttgcatgtgttgcgaatagacaccttcactcgccgccggttgtgtgatcggacctagcagtccgtcgcatgacgttcctcctgcatgcgcggataccgttagaggcggtgcacttgcgccgctccggcaaacctgtacgtgggaacctaCTACCGGCTGTACGAggaagatcggacgaggaggaaacGATTCACGCGGACGCGTTGCCCCGACTCTTCTTTCGCTGCACGGcattgcgcgtctagtggtaacgatctgtgatccatctcccgtagcatgttcttggttgttctgcgcgtaggaaaattttaatttgcagtcgacgcaccctaccgtagaacccaacacagCGGTACTCATGGAAAAGCTcatgtccaatgtacatggaaattTGACGCGTTGATGAATTCAAGGCGgtgaagaatattcgccaaggtggagtttgttagagttgtgtcgaatattatgtacaaggtaggttacaactggactctgagtagtattgtgtttagataggatatgaagtcgtgtccaagtaggacacttgtatcctaggcctttcATATATAgagagggtagacacacgatgtaacctatgccaacataatagcaccggaacgcaggggaagccggaggCTTGTGTCGGCGTCCAGGGCGactgggtgcggtattgtagcgatgtcatggggaggagcgcccatagtcaggccccgggaatatagccatatcggtgaacctcgttaacaaatctcggtgtcgtgctcatgtgattgctaggtcctcggatgatcgacggtatgcctcggtTTTATTCTAACAATTATTAATAAAGCCTAGATTTTGTCGGTTTTCCCTGGCTAATAAAGCCCAGTTTCCGCCAAGCCATGAGAAAAAAATGCTAATGCTATGCTGTGAAAATAAAAAGTAAATTTCCATGGTCCTTAacgtaaatttgccatggcaaaaatgaaaaagtTGAATTTGCCATGTATGTGCCGCCTATATTAAAGAAAAATTGCCATTGCAATAAAAGGTAAATTTGATATGTCAAAAATAAAAAAGTAATTTTTTATGGCAATTAAAATAAAATTTTGTCATGGTACAAAGTAGTTTTTGTACATGTTTTTAGGACCCTAATATGCCATGATACAAAAGTACAACTTGCCATGCTAAAGTAAACTTTACATGGTCTCATGAATGCAAAAATCCCATTGAAAAGATGAAAGTAAAAAAAATTACCATGGATGTGAAGTGAAATTTTCCATGGCAATAAAATGTAAAAATTACCATGGGAAATAAAGGGTGAAAAAAATTCATGGCAATAAAAGTTAAAATTTGCCATGTTAATAAAAtgtaaaaattgccatggcaaaaaggTGAACAAATGCCATGGAAATAAAAGTTAAAAATTACCATGGCAAATAAAAGGTGAAAAATGTCATGGCAATAAAAGTTAAAAAATGTCATGGCAATAAAAGTTAAAAAATGTCCATGGCAATAAGTAAATTTGCAATGTGAATAAAGTTAAATTTTACATGGCAAGATTAAGAACTCAATTTTGCCATGCCAAATAACGTAAAAAATTGCCATGCTACAAAGTAAAAAAACTCAATTTTGCCGTGCTAAATGAAATGATGCAAAAATTGCCGTGGCAAAAAATAACATGGATTTGTGTATGAAAAAAAGCAAAATTTGCCATCATCAACTATTAGAAATTGCCATGGTTAAAAAATGAAATGAAGTTGCCATGATCCATAAATTAAATTCTGCATGGCCCCATCAAAGGTATTTTTGCCGTTAACAAAATAGCCATGGGAAAAATACTTTTATGGCACCGTATGCAATTAAAGAAAAGCATTTGCACATGGTAAATTTAAGAAAAGCAAACAACTAAAATGAGATGGTCCAGAAACTGAAAAATTCCATGGTTAACTTCGAAAGTAGCCATGTTCGGAAAAGATTTTCCATTATCTTAAACTAAATTTAACATGGTCCATAAACTAAATTTTAATTTGCCCATAAAGTAAGATTGGCCATGATCCATGAACTAAATTTGTCGTTAATGATTAGCCATATCATAATAACTGTTGTGGTACtgtttgaatttgaaaaaaataacATTTTCATTTGCACATGGCAAAATTAAGAAAGCaacaactaaaattgccatggtcCAAAATAGTGAAATTTGCCGTGGTAAAAATGTTTAATTTGCCTTGTTTGCAAAAGCATTCCATGATCTAGAACTGCTTTTGCCATGGTCCACAAACTAACTTTGCCATGATCTTAAAACTAAATCTGCATTTTGGTGCAAAAAGGAAAAGGCTATACCACAGTTCTCAAAATTTCAGATGAGTAGTACATTTATACCATAAATATCTTTCGAAACACCCATACTCCAATGTAAAATTTGAGAAGGATAAGATTTGTTCCTCCAGACATAGTACGTATATAGTAGATCTTGAAAGAATAGACGTGATTACAACAGGAACAAAAGGGCTAGTGTATACGTACCAAGGGCTACTGTGGGTTACTTCTTTGAGTGTAAGTCAACAGCAGCACCGATGCCTCAGCAATGCGATACCATAACTCATCATCTGCAGGAATGTTATGGCAACGCGCATCAAGTGCTGCATCTTCATACAAACTTAATTCTGTTACTTTCACAATCTTCGCTATTTGCATGAAGCTAAATAGCTAATCCTGCCTTGTTCCTGTCGATCATATGGATCATCCTCACTCAAAACTCCCACCAGCAATTTAGGAAAAATTGTAAGCAGCACTAGAGGGCGAGCTGGATGTCGTTAAAGAAATAAGTAGTTAGCAATGATATTCGGCAAACACTAATGCTATCAACAAAAAAGGAACACATCAAACCTGAAATCCGGACCAATGATCCAATGCCGTTAAAGCACATGGAACGATTAACCAGCACAGGTCGCCAAGCTTCAGGTAATTAACCTGAAACACTCCAAGAAGCAACCTCAGTGACCACCTTTAATGCTGAAATGGCTCAGCATTACTTACTGATTAATGCTTCTGGTGCTGTCACAAGTGTTTATTTACCGCAACACATTTTCTGATCACCACAGTAACTGTCTAATCGAACATTGTTCTTCAAGCAGGGGCAGGGAGCGGAGCGGAGCAGCGATGCGGAGGAGGCCCTCGTGGCGGGCGGCGGCGACATGGGGCGGTCAAACGAAACCGAGGTGCTGCGAAAGGTTCCACCCGAGTCGATGCCGCTGCTTCCGGGCCCCACTCGTCAGACATATCCCcaacctccgcctccgcctcggccgGCAGCTAagcagcgccgccatcgccggcatCGAGCCCTCCGAGCCGCCTGAGCATACAACCGAGCTTCCCGCGATCTGCTCGACTTAGCGGTGCCCGGAAGACCTATACGAGCTTCCTACTACCACTTCCCCAGTTCGCCATTATTCATCGATTCAGTGGCTTTGAGACCCGGAGGCGAGCTTGGGATCGAATCCCACACCACGCCGCTGATTGCCCTCGCCGGTGAGCCTCGTCGGGTTGCTTTCGCGTCACAGTGCGCGATTAAACTCCATCTAAAATTTCCCTCACTCAATTTCCTGCTTCCCGCACCAGAGATCGAGATGGCCCCATGACCGCAGACCGCCGCCAAAGCTACCATTATGCCAACCTGTTAGGATGAGTTGTAAGTTGTTACAAGGCAAAGCTCTTTATATATTAAAAAAAGAGAGGCTAGGATGAGCTTCCAAGTTGGGTCTTTAAAGCTAGAAATTCCATGTTAAGCAGATAAAATCTGAAATATCTATGACGCCTATTTCGAATATGGCTCCAGATCCAGATTATAACGATGATGCTGTGACTGTGAGGGTACATTAAGATATACAGTTACAAATTTGTACAGAATACAGCTGTTTATTCAGTCATAAGCATTACAAATCgagagaagtgcatattacacCCCTCAACTCTAGCCCTAGTCTAATATACAACCCCCAACTCCAAAACCGTCTAATCTGCAACCTCCAACTCTTAAAACCGGCCAAAATTCAACCCTCCCCTCCCCTTGACCGGTTTTGACCGGGTTTGACCCATTGATTGATGAACAGCAAGTTCGAAAAAAatgaaaattcagaaaaataaaatttTAGAAAGCATTTTTTGCCTCCGGAtgaacagtatttcaaaaaaaattgggaACAGAATTTTTAAAAAATAAATTCGACTTTTCACCGGTGAACAATATTAAAAATTCAGTTTTTTTTACATGTACCTGGAGGTAATAAATTGGAAACAAAATTCACCGGGATTTGTTTTTTGAATTACTGTAAACAGCATGAACAATattcaaaaaagtaaaaaaaatcaggAAAATCATTTTTTCACTGCGTGAACAGTGACCGAGGGAAAATTTTCGTTCCAAAAGTTcgaactttttttgaattactgTTCGCACGGTGGAAAAGtcgaaattatttttaaaattttgttcccaACTATTTCTTGAATTTACATTTTTCTGAATTTTCCATTTTTTTCAAATTTACTGTTCATCGGTCAATGGGTCAGACCCGGTCAAAACCGGTCAAGGGGAGAGGAGGGTTGAATTTTGGCCGGTTTTAAGAGTTGGAGGTTGCAGATTAGACGGTTTTGGAGTTGGAGGTTGTATATTAGACTAGGGCTAGAGTTGAGGGGTGTAATATGCACTTTTCTCTTACAAATCTGTAGTGAATACAACTTTAGTCTTAAAGATAGACATAGTATATTATAATGTCTAGGTGCGCAATGCAGCTCGTTTTCCTGAAACAAAAAACGAACATGTTGAATGTGAGCTTCCAGCCATAGCTTGGAGCAGTCTTGGTATCGGAGGCATTGTGATCTCAACTAGCCCTTCGAGAATCTGAACCACCTGTCCCATTGTTGGCCGATCAAGCTCATCGTCTTGGAGGCACCAACATGCAACCTTGCAAGCAATTTCAACCTCATCCAGATTGGCAGTACCATGTAGCTTGTGATCTACCAAACTCCCAACGTCTCCTTCAATAAGCTTATGTGCGGCATGCACAGGAAAATAAACATCAGGGTTGCCACCACTAGGATATAAATCACATGAGTTCCTCCTTCCGGATACTATTTCCAGCAACACCATCCCGTAGCTAAAAACATTGACTTTTGGTGTAATGTGAACACCCGTAAGCCATTCAGGCGCAAGGTACCCTGTAGTTCCTCTCATTGTTGTCAATACTCGGCTATAATCCCTTCCTAAGAGTTTTGCCATCCCGAAGTCTGCAATTTTTGGAAGGAGTGAAGCATCAAGAAGTATGTTTTCTGGCTTGATATCACAGTGTATGATGCAGTCTCGGCAGCTGTCATGCAAGTAGGCTAATCCTCTTGCAACTCCTAGGCCTATCTGATACCTAGCAGTCCAATTCAAAACTGAACTGCTTCGAAATAGATGGACATCAAGAGAGCGATTTGACATGTATTCATAAACAAGCAACCTCTTGGAGCCCTCACAACAGAAACCAACAAGCTTAACTAAATTTATGTGCTGGACAGCTCCAATTGAGCTCACTTCAGCTCTGAATTGCTTCTCTCCTTGATAAGCACCATCAAGCCTCTTCACTGCTATGGCATTGGAGCTCTTTATAAGCCCCTTGAATACAGAACCAAAACTGCCTCCCCCCAACTTATCTGTGAAATTTTTTGTTGCCCGTTGTAAATCATTGTATCTAAATGCCATGATTCCAGTACAAACTTGAGATTCATTGATTATTTGACCAGAGCTCAACACTTTGTTTGTCCAAATCAACAGTAAGAGGATAAGTGCAAATAAGCCTAGAGCAGAAATACCCATACCAGTTGCAACTGCAATAGCAATCcctcttctgttgtttctcaaaCTTTGTAGTACATCTTTAGCAGAAAGACGAAGGTGAAGAGTTTCTCCATTTGAAGTAGTAGTGCCACTGCATTTTAGTGCTTTTATGTTGAGCAATTCACTATGCCACATGAAACATCCATTGTTGCCAAAGGAGTATGCTGTGCAAGAGCAATCACTGAGGCAAACTTGTGCACACTGATTCGCGCTTGCAGCAGCTTCTACTTTTGGGACATCCTGGGGCAGTTTAACACATGGCACAGAATAGAACTTGTCTGTGGTGTGTGTTGTGCTTTTGTTGCTTATGCAGTCTAACTGAGTATTTCTCGAGCACCCACCCGACCGATCTTCTAGCTCCCAATCCTTAGGGGATGTTATCTTGAAGCCCACCATACAATTGCAGTGTGGCACTTCATTATCAGTGCAAATTGTGTAAGGACCACAAATTGCATGGACATCACACTGAGCTCTTGGTTGGGTATTGATCATTAGCCAATCCTCTAAGCCCTTCATCCAAATGAATGCCTTTATTTGACCTGAGACGTCAACTACATGACGAGTAACCATATTTGGATCCATGTATTCATCTACTAAATCATATGTCACGTACTTCTCACGGTCATTGTCGACAAATTTTGGACTAATATAGTGGGCGGCTGACATCTCTGGAATTGCAGCGAAATATTGGCCGTTCCACACACCGGTGGACCAGTAGTGTATGGATGAGTTCAATGCTACAAGAAATACCTGGTTAATTCCACTGGGGTCTAACTGCTCACAGTACACACCGGTAGCTGGGTCGATTATGTTTTTCCAAGAAACCAAACGGCGATTCAGGCCGGTGACCTTGTCCCATCCAAGTTTCGCCCCAGGAAAAAATGTATCTGTGGGGTGATCAAAGCTCTGCCACAGAACCTCTGATGGGTTTGAAGAGTCTGTCAGGATGAGATTTCCACTGCTCAACAGCCTAGCAGCAGAGCTATTTCTTGTGATGTTTGCTTGTGTAGACCAGATTACGGATTTGGCAGACCGGTTGAAGATGACAAGGTTGCCGTGGTGGGAGATTGTGAGCTCTAGTGAGGTGGTGTTCTGTATGGGTCTATCCCTATTTGCAACCCATGCTGAAGTGAATTTGGGGACTGTGTTGAACCATATGCCGAGGTACCAGTTGGCAGTGTGTCTGGTCTGGAAGAAGCTGAGCGCGTACCTGCCATTGCTGGAGACGAGCTTGTCGTCGACGGCGAGCGCTTGGCCGGCCAAGATGGTGTCCGTCACGGCAGAACTGGTCGGGGTGCGTAGGCACAAGAGGACGGTGAAGGCAACTAGGAAGGGGGGCATGGTGAACTGAAGGTGGCGAGAGCGTACGTGCAAAGGCTTGCTGTTGCGGTTGTTGTTGTGCAGAGGCTGGAAATGTATAGACTGGGTGCTGAGCGGCCATGGCACTGTGGAGTCAAGCACAACATCCAAACTAGTAAAAGTTTTTTCAGTGGTGATGATGAAACGCTTCTTGCATGGCGTGCACGGCAGGATTTGCGTGGTGGAAATGAAAAGGGTGGGGGAAGAAGAGCGCTGGGGATGTGAGCGCCAGGCAGTTGGCTTACCGGTCGAACTCGAAATCTGGCCGTC
This portion of the Triticum dicoccoides isolate Atlit2015 ecotype Zavitan chromosome 7A, WEW_v2.0, whole genome shotgun sequence genome encodes:
- the LOC119327532 gene encoding G-type lectin S-receptor-like serine/threonine-protein kinase At2g19130, yielding MPPFLVAFTVLLCLRTPTSSAVTDTILAGQALAVDDKLVSSNGRYALSFFQTRHTANWYLGIWFNTVPKFTSAWVANRDRPIQNTTSLELTISHHGNLVIFNRSAKSVIWSTQANITRNSSAARLLSSGNLILTDSSNPSEVLWQSFDHPTDTFFPGAKLGWDKVTGLNRRLVSWKNIIDPATGVYCEQLDPSGINQVFLVALNSSIHYWSTGVWNGQYFAAIPEMSAAHYISPKFVDNDREKYVTYDLVDEYMDPNMVTRHVVDVSGQIKAFIWMKGLEDWLMINTQPRAQCDVHAICGPYTICTDNEVPHCNCMVGFKITSPKDWELEDRSGGCSRNTQLDCISNKSTTHTTDKFYSVPCVKLPQDVPKVEAAASANQCAQVCLSDCSCTAYSFGNNGCFMWHSELLNIKALKCSGTTTSNGETLHLRLSAKDVLQSLRNNRRGIAIAVATGMGISALGLFALILLLLIWTNKVLSSGQIINESQVCTGIMAFRYNDLQRATKNFTDKLGGGSFGSVFKGLIKSSNAIAVKRLDGAYQGEKQFRAEVSSIGAVQHINLVKLVGFCCEGSKRLLVYEYMSNRSLDVHLFRSSSVLNWTARYQIGLGVARGLAYLHDSCRDCIIHCDIKPENILLDASLLPKIADFGMAKLLGRDYSRVLTTMRGTTGYLAPEWLTGVHITPKVNVFSYGMVLLEIVSGRRNSCDLYPSGGNPDVYFPVHAAHKLIEGDVGSLVDHKLHGTANLDEVEIACKVACWCLQDDELDRPTMGQVVQILEGLVEITMPPIPRLLQAMAGSSHSTCSFFVSGKRAALRT